From one Sphingomonas sp. BT-65 genomic stretch:
- a CDS encoding alkene reductase, producing MTDTDLFSPYDLGGLTLANRIVMAPLTRNRAAAGLVPNDLAADYYSQRASAGLIITEATQVSKQAQGYQDTPGLYTPDQIAGWRKVTDAVHARNGRIFAQLWHVGRVSHVDLHGGEAPVAPSAIRAETKTFVNNGFADVSQPRALDLEEIPGIVDDFRRAAANAIEAGFDGVEVHGANGYLLDQFLRETANVRTDAYGGSIENRARLLIEVTAAVASEIGAQRTGVRLSPVSPASGVVPASDEQPQFNHVVEALDGLGIAYIHVVEGATGGPRDARPFDFDALRKKFRNTYIANNGYDLELASSRLAEGKVDLFAFGRPFIANPDLVERLKNDVTLAQLDPATLYGGGAKGYTDYAAAAVAAEA from the coding sequence CGCGCCGCAGCCGGCCTTGTCCCGAACGACCTGGCGGCGGACTATTATTCGCAGCGCGCGAGCGCCGGCCTAATCATCACCGAGGCTACGCAGGTTTCGAAGCAGGCCCAGGGCTATCAGGATACGCCCGGCCTCTACACGCCAGACCAGATCGCCGGCTGGCGCAAGGTGACCGACGCGGTTCATGCTAGGAACGGGCGCATCTTCGCCCAGCTGTGGCATGTGGGCCGCGTCAGCCATGTCGATCTTCACGGCGGAGAGGCACCAGTCGCGCCGTCGGCGATCCGCGCAGAGACCAAGACCTTTGTGAACAACGGTTTTGCCGATGTGTCGCAGCCGCGCGCGCTCGACCTGGAGGAGATCCCGGGCATCGTCGATGACTTCCGCCGTGCAGCAGCCAATGCGATCGAGGCAGGTTTCGACGGGGTCGAGGTGCATGGCGCGAACGGCTATCTGCTGGACCAGTTCCTGCGGGAAACCGCCAACGTCCGCACCGACGCCTATGGCGGTTCGATCGAGAACCGCGCCCGGCTGTTGATCGAAGTGACGGCCGCGGTGGCGAGCGAGATCGGGGCGCAGCGGACGGGCGTCCGCCTCTCGCCGGTGTCGCCGGCAAGCGGCGTCGTCCCGGCGAGCGACGAGCAACCGCAGTTCAACCACGTAGTGGAAGCGCTCGACGGACTCGGCATCGCCTATATTCATGTGGTCGAGGGCGCGACAGGCGGGCCGCGCGATGCGCGGCCGTTCGATTTCGACGCGCTGCGCAAGAAGTTCCGCAACACCTATATCGCCAACAACGGCTACGATCTGGAGCTTGCAAGCTCACGCCTCGCGGAGGGGAAGGTGGACCTCTTCGCCTTCGGGCGTCCCTTCATCGCCAATCCCGATCTGGTCGAGCGGCTCAAGAACGATGTGACGCTCGCTCAGCTCGACCCTGCCACGCTTTATGGCGGCGGCGCAAAGGGCTATACCGACTATGCTGCCGCCGCCGTCGCGGCCGAAGCCTGA
- a CDS encoding NADP-dependent oxidoreductase, protein MKAFILDRYKTRTLRLDDVPEPAPDPGDVLVRVEAAGLNLLDAKIRDGELKSVLSYKTPLVLGHDLAGTVVKVGANVRRFKPGDAVYARPRDGQIGTFAEQIVVKEADLAAKPVKLSMVEAASIPLVGLTAWQVLVERAQIKPGQKVLIHAGSGGVGTFAIQLARHLGATVATTASAANAALVKELGANIVIDYRSQRFEEELSGYDVVLNSLDAGTLEKSLKVLKPGGHLISISGPPDPAFARARGLNPVLRLMLRLMSARIRREAKRAGADYSFLFMRADGGQLDQITKLIEDGTIRPVVDRIFPFADLNEAFAYIETGRAKGKVVVTLK, encoded by the coding sequence ATGAAGGCCTTCATCCTCGATCGCTACAAGACGCGGACGCTGCGTCTCGATGACGTGCCGGAGCCGGCGCCCGATCCCGGCGACGTGCTGGTCAGGGTGGAGGCCGCCGGCCTCAACTTGCTGGACGCCAAGATCCGGGACGGTGAGCTCAAGTCGGTCCTGTCCTACAAAACGCCGCTTGTTCTCGGCCACGACCTTGCCGGGACCGTCGTCAAGGTCGGTGCGAATGTGCGGCGCTTCAAGCCGGGCGACGCGGTATACGCCCGTCCACGCGATGGTCAGATCGGCACCTTCGCCGAGCAGATCGTCGTCAAGGAAGCCGATCTCGCGGCAAAGCCCGTCAAGCTGTCGATGGTGGAAGCCGCGTCGATCCCGCTGGTCGGGCTGACCGCGTGGCAGGTGCTGGTGGAACGCGCGCAGATCAAGCCGGGGCAAAAGGTGCTGATCCATGCCGGATCGGGCGGCGTCGGCACCTTCGCCATCCAGCTCGCCAGGCATCTCGGTGCGACGGTCGCGACGACAGCGAGCGCCGCAAACGCCGCGCTGGTGAAGGAGCTGGGAGCGAATATCGTCATCGACTATCGCAGCCAGAGGTTCGAGGAAGAGTTGTCGGGCTACGATGTCGTCCTCAATAGTCTCGATGCCGGCACGCTGGAAAAATCGCTCAAGGTTCTGAAACCTGGCGGCCATCTGATCTCCATTTCGGGCCCACCCGATCCCGCCTTCGCGCGCGCGCGCGGGCTGAACCCGGTGCTGCGTCTCATGCTGCGACTGATGAGCGCCAGGATTCGGCGCGAGGCGAAGCGCGCGGGCGCCGATTATTCCTTCCTCTTCATGCGTGCTGATGGAGGCCAGCTCGACCAGATCACCAAGCTGATCGAGGACGGCACGATCCGCCCGGTGGTCGATCGCATCTTCCCCTTCGCGGATTTGAACGAAGCCTTTGCCTACATCGAGA